The genomic region ggagagttgtaacaccccgcttttccgtacacgcttaaaggtacGCACCTAATCAATTGTACGTCAATAACTTGCTCGTTAGGTGGCTAAGTTAGCTAATATGTTAGTTACGTGTGAATGTGTATATTTATAAATGTTGAATGCATGCGTGAACGTGTTTACTTACGTGTCACGATGGCATAGggtcgtgcgagacttaaggttggAGTTTAGGCGTGTATTAGAGTGAGCGTTTGGGTTGTATAGTTGTGGAAACCTCAGAATTGTGTTAACTAGTCGAAGGGGCCTGTTGCAGcccaatgtcgcgccgcgacaagtgggtccgcgccgcggcccacaaagCAACTCCAGATCAGAAATCGACTTAAACAGGATGTTTTTCCTAGTGCATCGTCGCACCGCGACGagtagtgccgcgccgcggcaggcctgctggccaggttccggttttaggttaaattaagagattttgaggggcaaaatggtaaatggacgtatagatcagatgggtgcattaaatctggtccactagttcatttatttcattttccttttttcattttctttcaatttctctcccaaaactctaacacccatttggattcaaagtgagattgagagaggaagtattgagggttgatctttggagcaagtgttaaagttgttccttgtgactctagctacgtggtgatagtctcggtaagttctaactctaagtttcgagttttaattgattatggctagggttttggttaatagaagcttgtatgacccatttgggagtaaaatgggtgaatttgggttaggttgttgtaatgaaaccctaatggccataacctagggttttggtcttgtaattgtgagtttgaaagtgttaatggtattgtaagcattaaacacttgttagaattgaaagagatgtcatttgggtcaagaatgtgctagttgacctagtttgggtaaaatgggtgtaaattaccctaggtggatgtcaattgaggctagtagactttaatgcactaatgttggtaattaaagtcgagtcttggccattaagagggcggttgtggtgtggttgggtcatttaatgcgaaattgagtcattaaatgcccaagtaaatgtaatgtggttaatttcactagttaatgtattgaattggtacttaatgtattaggtacttggctttgaagtttggaagcgattattcatcatccttgcgtcaaggtgagtggaataattatgcgtgaacatatataatgtatttatttgtgtggtatgaatgtggaagtgtcgcggtgttcaagacaccacattctaggtaacgagtagtattgtcgcggtgcttaagacactactccttgtgtaattgacttgtgggattgtcgcggtgtttaagacaccacaatgtcgtgagagtggaagtgtcgcggtgttcaagacaccactcattgtattgaatgaagtgtggattcgtcgcggtgtttaagacgccacattgttgtaagggtgagttagtcgcggtgtttaagacatcacccgggggactagtgattacgcagtgtataagtaacactagtggatgttatgaactccaacggacttacatgtaccgttctcttgtatacttggttaaccatggttgtgcgaattgtacttaacatattatattgtgaactatatgctattattgttgctagcgtaatgtggaacgtggatagtagtttatgcatgatggattgcatgtttgttgaattgctagctcgtatgtggtattgtgtaagtgtatgcaagtaagtaggttatatatgatcatgtataattattgcattcactaagcgttagcttacccctctcgttgtttatcttttagttgcaggtgaggataaagggaaggggattgtcgggcactagatgcccttgatgatgtgcttgtaggagcttttggaagttggccaccttttgggtagtttagtcccaaaccatgctcgtcgggtcgtttggttaataaactaccattgtattcggtcaaacttgtattaacttaattaacggccattgtgccttttgtaaacattggtaatggttgtgcggtttaatgaaacttgtgagttggtttacatatttaattggcgcataaatgtgtatataaaaaaaaaaaaatatttatagcgtacggagtacgggttgggttgtttcatcagGGATTCATTGTTGATAAATAATTTGTGTTTCTTCTTATGCTTTTAAATTGGGAATGAAAATGGAAACTGTATATATAATGATGAATCATTATGATGATATTTGGAGATGAAGATGATAATCTTATGTTTTTAATATAGAATTTGGAGTTTTAAAATTAAGGAATTTGGGGTTTTAAAATTAGGTTTCTTATTTTTttgtgatgaagatgaagatgtggTGGAGGAGATTAATGAGGATGAAGATACAATTTTGGACAAACATGAAGGATCAATCGCGTAACTTTTTCAACATGTTAACTTGATACCTTCTCTATAGGTTACTTAATACATAAAATAGAACAATTAAAATAGTTGAATACATACAATAAAAGTTctgaaagttggatgcatacaatagaaaTTTAGTGAAAATTCAATGCAtttttaaacaattttttcctttaatataacaaactaaagaaaagaaagTAGTGTAGAAGGTAGAATGACATAAAAGGACGCTAATGCCGTTGCTTAAAAAGATGATTAAATTACTCTGTAACAAGTTGATATAAATTTCTGACAAAAGTGAATAGATGACGTGAAGCTGTGGAGGAACATAAATTAATCGCTAGATGAGATCCATATCCTCAGTTTTCattttctatatttatatttaatttaatatttatatttatattattataaaaataatcacTTTATATTCCCGATAACGTAAGACGTGTGTTTCTTTCAATTTGAAACCAAAATTATTAACTCTGACAGTTAtcctttttctgtttttttttttcatatttgtTGTAATCACTTTCActtttttaataatatataatataacataacaataacaatgaaatgataaatataaaaatattactCTATCAGATTTAAAGAAATATATCTTAAATTAAGTTAGTGTTAATGATGTTTATTAATTTACAATCGTTAGGCTTTATAGAAAAGTAAAAGTCGAGACATAGTGTggataaaagaaaattaatatacCTAATCATATAATCATGTGTATAAAGCATATTCTCTGATCGCTGATGGGGATCTCATCTCCAGTTAATTAAGTTACGGAGTAATATTTTAAACAAATTTACTACAAAATGTTATGGTGATTAAATTCTTGATAAACTTAAAAAGAGTTGTGGAGTATTATATTGAAAGCTTATTTCATTAACATCATATTTTGAAGTAGTCATGAAATTCTTTTTAGTTAAATCACATATATATAATTGATGTAGACATATAGTATGGATAAAAGAAGATTAATATACTTAAATCATATAATCTTTTTTATTTATGGAATTGAACAATTAATTTGAAAAATACAGAAATAGAAATAGAATACATGAAAATTAATTAGACGATGGAGTATAGACTTTGATTTATCATTATCTTATTTACAGTAGTAATTACTATACTATCTAAAAAACAAAACCCTGTATTTACAGTAGTAATTACTATTCATCAATATTAACCAGaggtatttttgtcatttcaccttttttttgtctccaacgataaaagaagcaactttcgtaaaagaacaaacccttcaatgttaccaaaagatgtcaaaaaaattcttttttacaaaaaaatcaactaccttTTTTTTTCTCAACGATAAAAgatgcaactttcataaaaggaactcttcaatgctaccaaaagatgtcgaaaaacattcttttttacaaaatagatagatGGATGGTCTGTTAACTGTTTGGACACGATCACATAATACTCAATTAGACTTCGAAATGTATCAATAAATAAAGGTTAAAGGATTAAAAGTAATAATTGTATCATAAATAACACCTTCAGTCAAGTTTAACTATTAAATTGACAAGATTAACAAAACTAATAAATCATCAACTAAACTGTACCACAATCAGAATTCATCCAAACACAATTTGTCAAAAGaaataacaaataaaataaaaataaaaatgtatcaAGAAAATTAAACTGCCAGTTAATTAACTGTATTGCAATCCATGATTTTTTTACCTTCCAAATCATGACAATATATAAGTAAAGACTGAACTAATAACAAACACCATAAACAACCCTATTTTCTTTCCTGTTTTCCTATATGATTTCCTATGTTGAATGTTGATATATTTCCATCAACTTTGTACACCTCATCATCTGCTACCATATACTCTACCAGTTTTCATATTCCAACAAACTCTACACGCGAATCCTCCAAAACTTGCAGTGGTTCACTCTGGTGATTTCGTTTGAGCTTAGTAGGCTGATGGTTAGACCAATACTCATGTGCAGCCAAGACCCGGTCCAATAAGTACTGGGGCACCGGCGCACCCCTTCTTTGTTGAGGGGCTATGTTAGCTGTGTGGACCAGTGTTTTCCACTTATCCTGTATATACACATCCAAGTTACAAACTTTTCGTATCGGTTACAGATAAAAATAACAGTGTTGTAAGCATTGGCGGAACCAGAAAGTTTTTTCACTGGGGACAAAATCCTTTTTAAAAGCGTTtacgtaattttttttttcttccatgaAAATACAACCTTTTGGGTCATGGGCTTTTAGGTTGAGGGCAAAATCTGGAGGCTTTTGAGAGCAAAATCAAATTTTAAGCCTGAAAATTTCAAATCCACTAGGGGCAAAATCAAAAAATCCAAAATTTTAATACTGAAAATTTCAAATCCACTAGATTTTCAAATCCACTAGGTGCGGGCGCCACGCCCTGCCCCTATGTAGTTTCGCCCATGGATGTAAGGTACTATAAAACTTAAAATAGAAAGTAGATTTACCACCTTTAAGTCCACATAAGTTCGATGATTTGCATCAGCGAAAGCACGCATTTTGATGTTACACCATCTGAAAGAATCAAGATTTGGCAACAAACACGAGAAAAGTAACATTAGTAAGTTTACCTAAATAGCATGATATTCAAAAGTGGCAATTTCATTATATAGGGTTTGATCAGGGCGACAATTTATCTCCAGCGAGACAAACAAATAAATTCAACGTAGGTACGGGGGAAACATGTCACGGGCATTTGAAATCTAAAAACGTATTTGACATGTTAATTTTCTAAAGAATGATATATAAACCTTGGATAAAAAGTGTTATGAGCTAAACTAACATATTAAAAAGTACTAATTTTAACCCGTTAATGACATCAGATATACTTTTTTGTAAGTATGTGTTCATACCTTCCGGTTCCAAGAGTTTCAACTGCTTCCACAAGTGCTTCGACCTCCGATACAGAAAATGGTCTCCTAATTCTACGCTTTGATTTGTGGTCGATCGCTTGTAACGAGTGGGACCCATCTTTCAACGGTGGGACCGGCACTAGGGCTTTGTTATCTGCCACTCTTTCTTCTGTTAGTACTTCAGTTTGTAACGGTATAATTTCTTGATTTGAATACCCCACATTCATAGTGGGACTTACTGTATGGCTGgcaataataataaaacaattctTAAAATGGAAAATTCAACATCATATATTGAAAAAACTGATGAAAAATTTCCATATTCTACCTTGATGGCGGTTGACTAGTTTCGTTTGGTAGCGACAATTCAGATAAACAAGGCTCCAATGTAAACCCTAATGTCTCGAGGTTAGAATCAAGAGAAATGCCCGTTTGTTGTAGGGTTCGGTTGTTGTCTTTGACCTTTTTGCCCTCGAGAAGTATCCCAACATGTAATTCTCCTCCTAGGTATGCTCTGACAGCTTCCATAACCGTCCTCTGTATAAAAAAGTTTGAATCACGATTTAAACCCTAACAatttcttttccaaaacttaataaatACACAATTAAGGGAATTTGACATATTAAGAAATTGAATTAAATGAACGAAACTACTACCTTCAATGAACCTACAGTTGCGGTTTCTGGTATCTCAACATAAAGTTCGGGCACTTCAAACGACTTAACACTAAATCTCACTGCAAAAAAAAACTTACTTATGACTATCTCATCCAAACAATACATATGGATACACGTAAAACatgtttaaataacaataaaattcaGGAAAAGGAAGGACCTTTATCTGAAACGTTTGAGTTACTATGATGAAACAGCTTCCTCCTTTTAGAAGGAGCGTTCATTTGACACATTTCTCGTTTGTATATGTTTTTCCTATTTTGGTAACACGGTTTCAATCCACCTAAAACAAGCAACAAATAAACTTATGCACAACATTTAAAATATATCAAAACGGTAAAATTTCAACTTACTAGTAGGGTTAGCGAGTTGACAATCTTTCTTTGCGGTTAGTTTCTGGTATCTCGAAGTCAACATTTTCCTCATTCTTCTATACCCTAAACGTGAACGTGACCTAAATGCCCTCATTTTAGTCAAACGACGGTCAAATCTAAaaaatttatcatcatcatcatcatcatcatctgttaTATCCATCTTTACATTTCCTGTGTTTACACAATTCTTATACAAGGGTAAGTCAACACCACTAAACGGTCTATCTAGAACACGAGTATTTACACacgagtcaataaaagtcaactttccATTTTGATTCTCTACCACCTTCAATTTACCTCCATTTTCACCTTCATAACCTTCCAACTTAACATTACTTTCTGCTTTCTTTACAAAATCAGATACATGTTCCAAACCAGAATCATTATCAGATTCTAGTGACTCCAttgggttgactttgactttgacttcagATTCTTCCTGCTTTACAATTGGAACGTTAACGCTTGAAGTTGAACTTTCAGTTTCTTGCAATAATTTTTCGGCTACATCTGCCAACAGCTCAAATGCACATAGATTACCATTCTCTGATGATTGCATATGTGTATCAATCTAAATCAACAACAAAAAATTTCAACTTAAGTTTCAACAAATCATACGAAAAAATGGATAATGATGAAAAGTATAGTATGATATCAACTAACCCTTAAGGATCTAGGAGCTTTAGGTACCACAGGTGGTTTGAAACCTTCATATTGTCCATAATATATACTCTTTTTCGACATAATTTTTTATGCATACATTCGAATAAAAGATGATCAACCACAGCCTACCTGTTATTAAACAACAATTATGAATCATCATATTaactttctattattaatattatatgataaaaataaattacaaattaatccataattaaatttccatttttcaatttcaATTATGCAAATATTTCAACCAACAAAAATTCCATATTTGGATCATTTTATAGCCATATTTAAATATAGTAAATCATTAAATACGAAATTAAAGATCTAGTTTAACTAATACATAAACAAACCCCAATTGGAACTCTCTTGGATCTTTATAATGcagataatttaatttaattattaaataaatcaTTAAATTCAAGTCAAATATTTTCAACAAATTTAACAAAAAATGGAAATATTTTATTTTACTAAAACATATTATCTGAACACAAAAAGCATGCAACTTCGTGATTAATTAACTTTTAACACGAAAATATTACAAAACCTTATTTTGTATCAGAGATATAGGGACAAATTACACAACTGGACGAATTTAAAAAAATTTAGCTTAAACCCTAAAGAGATCGGACAAAATCTCGGATTAAAACATACATTCACATACAATTTACATAAAATTAAAGGAAAATACGTATAATGAAGAAATATTGGGAACAAACGAGAGAGATCGCGTAAATTTACCTGATTTGAAATGGAAATTCGTTGATCTGAGTAATTTGCGTTATAAATTGGAATTTGTGGTGAAATTGGAAATAAATTGTGAAGATAAATTGTGAAATCTAGGTTTGATGAAAAAATGGGGGTTTTATGGAGGGAGAAATTGAGAGAGAATTAGGAGAAAACAATGAGAATGAGAATGAATAATGaaagagaaaaaagaaagaaactGCTTAAACCCCTTGTTTTTGTGTCTGTAGATTAATTtattttatgtatatgtataattgtaatgtatttgtatttgtatttgtatttgtatagtaGTAGTAAATAAAGGTAAAAAGGTAATTTCAATATTGTATTGTATTTGGGTTTACTATAATTAGAAGGGTAAAGACGTAaagttattatatcatttaattttatGCAGTACTATTTATGATATTTTGATGACAACTTGTTTTGCAAGCTACTgctaattactaataatgatattttgaGGATTTATAAAATGTTCGTGATCTCAAAATTTAGCGTAAAAAAAGATGCAAATATTAATCAATGATTCGGTCTACTTGACATATAGAGAAGGTGTAATGTGTTTGCTTTCAGACTTTGTTTAGTGCTAGTTGCTTGGTTGTGACTCTTTCTTTTGGTCGTGTTTTGCGTTTTTTTGGGGTTGCAGTACCTTGCTGTAGCCATTGGGCATAACTTGTTTCGATtcctttattaatttttaataatattcatTGGAGTAATCCATTACTCAAAGAATCAAGAGTTTGTCTATTTATATTTTGGAAATTATAAAAGAGACTCAAGTTGAATTTCCATTAATTATATTTCATGATTATTAATATACATTTTTTTGTCTTTAAAATAAATGGAGGTTTCAAATTTAGATATCACTAGTAGTATTATTTGATGTGGCTTAGAATACGATCGATAACAAGATAATTTCAATTAGCTGCATACATTTGAATGAAAATGTTTACCCTCTTCAAATAGTGTAAACCAAATTAACCTTATTTGTTTTCATGTTTTTGATTCATAAATTAAATTCAATTAAATAATTTTGATATTAGATGCATGAATGAATGTAGAATGTAGTAGAAAAATATAGTAAAAGACGTAACTCCAGTTAGTGATACGAGGAGCTAAAAAAAACGAAACGTGTAATATATAGATAAAAGGTAAACTCACATTTGGCCTATACGTAATACTTTTAAACACGTTGTCTTGTAATCTCAGTTGGATTTTTTTTCTAGTAATTGATTGATGGCTTGAGTTGaatgaaaataaatataaaaatactcGATATTTTCCCGTTCTAATTCTTTTGTCGTTATGTTTTTCACTTTAATACACCTCAATGTCAAGATGAATGACCATTTAGAATCTGGAAAGATTGTAAAACATGGTGTGCTTTAGTAAATAAAAAATATTACATCCGTAAATAAAAACGAATACAAGCAATGATTAGAGGGGTAGGTTGGTACTTGTGAAAAGTATAAATTAAATAAACGGTTTGGGTAGAACAGATGACCAAGACTATTTTTAACTCTGGCGGTGATGTCAGAGTCAAGTGATGTATTTTTTTGTAATGTGACAATGTCAAGAGATGAAGTTGGATAAGACTGTTTCCAACGCGGCGTCAGATGGGCCCGCGTCAGACTCGCTGGCAGTAGGTGACGCCCCTGACGCCATTAACGGGGCGTCAGATTTTGACGCTTGGGGGCGTCAGTCTAAGATTTGACTAAAAAACGGTCTTCAAATGGTGTGCAGGCTTCATCTGATTGGATGGGGTAATATATCCGTTACCCAACGGATATATAcccgttttttttgtttttttaaaaaaattcaatttttactAGGTGTGATCACAAGAAACCGACCCTTATGCTTGAAGCTGTTGCTTCTTATGACTTGTGGATTTGACATGCTTTTTTTGGGATGGCGGGTTCCAACAATGATATCAACGTTTTGAACCAATCACCTATATTTGATAAacttaagaacggaacatttccatCTGCACCATTTGAGGTAAATGGGCATGAATATAGCAAAGGATATTACCTTGCGGATGGTATATATCCCGATTGGGCAACTTTAGTTAAAGGATATTCATGTCCTACTGAAGAACCAACGATTAAGTTTTCAAGATTTCAAGCTAGTGCCCGAAAGGATGTAGAGAGGGCATTTGGGGTTCTTCAAGGTCGTTTTCATATTATACGCCTAGCTTCACGAAGTATGAGCGTTAACAGGATGCGAAGAGTGATGGAATGTTGTCTCATATTACATaacatgtgtgacgatcgctccaaatccatatggacgaacacgtcattcatcgatttcattgcgaggtatttgacctctatatgatacgttttgtaaacattgcattcttttgaaaaggcacaccataaatgaatatttaaatcaaagtttttcgacatctgatgatttctacatatagacaatcaccgtaaataatagtttacaatagtacttccgttgacaatgcagtcaaaataagatacatggtgatgatttggtgaatgcaacgtttccttgaaaaatatgccatg from Rutidosis leptorrhynchoides isolate AG116_Rl617_1_P2 chromosome 9, CSIRO_AGI_Rlap_v1, whole genome shotgun sequence harbors:
- the LOC139869208 gene encoding telomere repeat-binding protein 3-like — its product is MQSSENGNLCAFELLADVAEKLLQETESSTSSVNVPIVKQEESEVKVKVNPMESLESDNDSGLEHVSDFVKKAESNVKLEGYEGENGGKLKVVENQNGKLTFIDSCVNTRVLDRPFSGVDLPLYKNCVNTGNVKMDITDDDDDDDDKFFRFDRRLTKMRAFRSRSRLGYRRMRKMLTSRYQKLTAKKDCQLANPTSGLKPCYQNRKNIYKREMCQMNAPSKRRKLFHHSNSNVSDKVRFSVKSFEVPELYVEIPETATVGSLKRTVMEAVRAYLGGELHVGILLEGKKVKDNNRTLQQTGISLDSNLETLGFTLEPCLSELSLPNETSQPPSSHTVSPTMNVGYSNQEIIPLQTEVLTEERVADNKALVPVPPLKDGSHSLQAIDHKSKRRIRRPFSVSEVEALVEAVETLGTGRWCNIKMRAFADANHRTYVDLKDKWKTLVHTANIAPQQRRGAPVPQYLLDRVLAAHEYWSNHQPTKLKRNHQSEPLQVLEDSRVEFVGI